One part of the Eptesicus fuscus isolate TK198812 chromosome 20, DD_ASM_mEF_20220401, whole genome shotgun sequence genome encodes these proteins:
- the PLEKHM1 gene encoding pleckstrin homology domain-containing family M member 1 has protein sequence MLSVVENGVDPRDAIAVIKKKLVGSMKALQKQYASSDTVVTSEDGDANTLCSALEAVFIHGLHAKHIRAEAGGKRKKSAYQKPLPQPVFWPLLKAITHKHTISDVEHLAFVSTDVGRCRAWLRLALNDGLMECYLKLLLQEPARLCEYYQPSALLRDPEESEFLLSFLQGLTSLSFELSYKSSILNEWTLTPLALSGLCPFSELDPVTTSGTELQRKESLDSISHSSGSEDIEVQHSGHKIQRHRQLTASSLSLDTASSSQLSCSLNSDSLLLPENGSKSPDHSEEPMSYDSDLGTANADDSDPSLHEVLSEFNKAQVNSVPTNGLSRETEIPTLQASLSLHGLCLDTSTHLHVEAPAEPLPAQAASGAADGGHKQEPLSLAPGIPGLQHLGTAQAVPWRSASDQQPSSPVRAVGQGDGQQRPSVDDGAGRSLMVSSPTSPKSRSWISEDDFYRPPQEPPPESPSDGSVASPRGTPESRPCLLRHFSQGPRKSSSMGALDKACVPSPGSRKSPAATTQEHKNFRVVHRRQMGLSNPFRGLMKLGTVERRGAMGIWKELFCELSPLEFRLYLSGEERTCVDNCSLLRCESVGPAHSDGRFELVFSGKKLTLRASSQDEAEDWLDRVREALQKCRPQQEEEWVNIQYPEQPSDLPEGPPGGPPSHSDPTEPASLPGTRWDWSSAHVPEPDAIKESLLYLHTERTWTPCIFSLSLEALKCFRVKNDEKMLSDSHGVETIRDILPDTSLGGPCFFKIVTAKAILKLQAGSAEEAALWRDLVRKVLASYLETAEEAVTLGGSLDENCQEVLRFATGEHGFLLQYLVAIPTEKGLDSQGCFCAGCSRQIGFSFVRPKLCAFSGLYYCDICHQDDASVIPARIIHNWDLTKRPICRQALKFLMKIRAQPLINLQLVNPSLYEHEERMRLIGRSREQLKLLGDYLGLCRSGALKELSKRLSHRNYLLESPHKYSVADLQQISEGVYEGFLKALIEFASQHVYHCDLCTQRGFICQICHHHDIIFPFEFDTTVRCGECKTVFHQSCQAVVKGCPRCARRRKYHEQNALT, from the exons ATGCTGTCAGTGGTGGAGAATGGAGTGGACCCCCGGGATGCCATCGCG GTCATCAAGAAGAAGCTAGTGGGATCCATGAAGGCATTGCAGAAGCAGTATGCATCCTCGGACACAGTGGTCACCAGTGAAGACGGAGATGCCAACACCCTGTGCAGCGCCCTGGAGGCCGTGTTTATCCACGGCCTGCACGCCAAGCACATCCGAGCGGAGGccggggggaaaaggaagaagagtgCCTACCAGAAGCCGCTGCCTCAGCCTGTCTTCTGGCCCCTCCTGAAGGCCATCACCCACAA GCACACCATCTCGGACGTGGAGCACCTGGCCTTCGTCAGCACGGACGTGGGCCGCTGCCGGGCCTGGCTGCGGCTGGCCCTCAACGACGGCCTGATGGAGTGCTACCTGAAGCTGCTGCTGCAGGAGCCGGCCCGCCTGTGCGAGTACTACCAGCCCTCCGCCCTGCTCCGAGACCCCGAGGAGAGCGAGTTCCTCCTCAGCTTCCTGCAGGGACTCACATCCTTGTCCTTCGAGCTCTCCTACAAGTCCTCCATCCTGAACGAGTGGACGCTCACCCCGCTGGCCCTCTCTGGGCTTTGCCCATTCTCTGAGCTCGACCCTGTCACTACCTCGGGGACAGAACTACAGCGGAAGGAGTCTCTGGATTCCATCTCCCACTCCTCAGGCTCAGAGGACATCGAAGTCCAGCACTCGGGCCATAAGATCCAGCGGCACAGGCAGCTCactgcctcctccctcagcctggacACGGCCAGTTCGTCCCAGCTGTCCTGCAGCCTCAACTCCGATAGCCTCCTACTCCCGGAGAATGGCTCCAAGAGTCCAGATCACTCCGAGGAGCCCATGTCCTACGACTCGGACCTGGGGACAGCCAATGCCGATGATTCAGACCCGTCTCTGCACGA GGTGTTGTCTGAATTCAACAAAGCCCAGGTAAACTCTGTGCCAACCAACGGACTGAGCCGAGAAACGGAGATTCCCACACTACAGGCCTCACTCTCCCTCCACGGCCTCTGCCTCGACACCAGCACACACCTGCACGTTGAGGCGCCTGCAGAGCCCCTCCCTGCCCAAGCAGCCTCTGGGGCTGCAGATGGTGGCCACAAGCAGGAACCGCTTTCCCTGGCACCTGGCATCCCGGGCTTGCAGCATCTGGGCACTGCCCAAGCTGTCCCCTGGAGGAGCGCTTCAGACCAGCAGCCTTCTAGTCCTGTGAGAGCAGTCGGCCAAGGGGATGGCCAGCAGAGGCCCTCGGTGGATGACGGAGCTGGGCGGAGCCTCATGGTTTCCTCACCCACCAGTCCG AAAAGCAGGAGCTGGATCTCGGAAGATGACTTCTACCGGCCTCCCCAGGAACCACCTCCAGAGAGTCCTTCAGACGGCTCCGTAGCTTCTCCCAGAGGGACTCCAGAGTCCAGGCCGTGTCTTCTCAGGCATTTCTCTCAAGGACCCAGAAAAAGCTCCTCCATGGGGGCCTTAGACAAAGCTTGTGTGCCTTCTCCAGGAAGCAGGAAAAGCCCGGCAGCCACCACGCAGGAGCATAAGAACTTCAGGGTGGTGCATCGCAGGCAGATGG GACTGTCCAACCCGTTCCGGGGTCTCATGAAGCTGGGCACCGTGGAGCGGCGGGGGGCGATGGGCATCTGGAAGGAGCTCTTCTGCGAGCTCTCCCCGCTAGAGTTCCGCCTCTACCTGAGCGGCGAGGAGCGCACCTGCGTGGACAACTGCTCGCTGCTGCGCTGTGAGTCCGTGGGGCCGGCCCACAGCGACGGCCGCTTCGAGCTGGTCTTCTCCGGCAAGAAGCTGACCCTGCGCGCCTCCTCCCAGGACGAGGCCGAGGACTGGCTGGACCGGGTGCGGGAGGCCCTGCAGAAGTGCCGgccccagcaggaggaggagtgggTGAACATCCAGTACCCGGAGCAGCCCAGCGACCTGCCCGAAGGCCCCCCGGGCGGCCCCCCCTCCCACTCGGACCCCACGGAGCCCGCATCCCTCCCGGGCACGCGGTGGGACTGGTCCTCCGCCCACGTCCCCGAGCCGGACGCTATTAAAGAATCCCTCCTGTACCTGCACACGGAGAGGACCTGGACGCCCTGTATCTTCTCCCTGTCCTTGGAGGCCCTGAAGTGCTTCCGCGTGAAAAACGACGAGAAGATGCTAAGTGACAGCCATGGGGTGGAGACCATCCGAGACATCCTGCCGGACACCAGCCTCGGGGGCCCGTGCTTCTTCAAAATCGTCACGGCCAAGGCCATCCTGAAGCTGCAGGCCGGCAGCGCCGAGGAGGCCGCCCTGTGGAGGGACCTGGTGCGCAAGGTGCTGGCGTCCTACCTGGAGACCGCGGAGGAGGCCGTGACCCTGGGCGGCAGTCTGGACGAGAACTGCCAGGAGGTGCTGAGGTTCGCCACCGGGGAGCACGGCTTCCTGCTGCAGTACCTGGTGGCCATCCCCACCGAGAAGGGCCTCGACTCCCAGGGCTGCTTCTGTGCAG gctGCTCCCGGCAGATCGGCTTCTCATTTGTACGACCCAAGCTCTGTGCCTTCTCTGGCCTCTATTACTGTGACATCTGCCACCAAGACGATGCTTCAGTGATTCCGGCCAGGATCATCCACAACTGGGACCTCACCAAGCGCCCG ATCTGCCGGCAGGCCCTGAAGTTCCTGATGAAGATCCGGGCCCAACCCCTCATCAACCTGCAGCTGGTGAACCCATCGCTGTACGAACACGAGGAGCGGATGCGCCTCATCGGGAGGAGCCGGGAGCAGCTGAAGCTTCTGGGGGATTACCTGGGCCTGTGCCGAAGTGGGGCCCTGAAGGAGCTCAGCAAGAG GCTCAGCCACAGGAATTATCTCTTGGAGTCTCCCCACAAGTACAGTGTCGCTGACCTCCAGCAG ATCTCGGAGGGAGTGTATGAAGGATTCCTCAAGGCCCTGATCGAGTTTGCCTCCCAGCATGTCTACCACTGTGACCTGTGCACCCAGCGTGGCTTCATCTGCCAGATCTGCCACCACCATGACATCATCTTCCCCTTTGAGTTTGACACCACTGTCAG gtGTGGCGAGTGCAAGACCGTCTTCCACCAGAGCTGCCAGGCCGTGGTGAAGGGCTGCCCCCGCTGTGCCCGCCGGCGCAAGTACCACGAACAGAACGCTCTCACCTAA